Proteins found in one Sulfuricurvum sp. genomic segment:
- a CDS encoding zinc ABC transporter substrate-binding protein, translating to MKKIALALLCSLPIFASVHVAAAYPYIGELTKTIAGDKAEVSVIASASSDPHFVTPRPSYIGILRSSDLLILNGGGLEIGWIPPLLAQANNAKIVQGSQGYLDLSRYVKMIDKPVSLSRAQGDVHAEGNPHYALDPHIMPTLAKVIMLKLSAMDPANKNVYHANYDAFVKHWSDKLAQWDAAMAPCRNTQVVQYHELFNYFFNRYGIRTAATIEPLPGISPSSKHTMEVITQIRSEKIPLITQDDYHEPKTAQFIAEKSGARAVILAHDVGNGSLDKWFDTLVTQTCLR from the coding sequence ATGAAAAAAATAGCTCTTGCACTGTTGTGCTCCCTGCCGATCTTCGCATCGGTTCATGTCGCTGCGGCGTACCCGTATATCGGGGAACTGACTAAAACTATTGCCGGAGACAAGGCTGAAGTGAGCGTTATCGCCTCTGCTTCGTCGGATCCCCATTTCGTGACACCTCGTCCTTCATACATCGGAATATTGCGCTCAAGCGATTTGTTGATCCTCAACGGAGGCGGTTTGGAGATTGGATGGATTCCGCCGCTTTTGGCACAAGCCAACAATGCTAAAATCGTCCAAGGTTCACAGGGGTATTTGGATCTTTCCAGATACGTCAAAATGATCGATAAGCCTGTATCGTTATCTCGTGCACAGGGCGATGTCCATGCCGAGGGAAATCCTCATTACGCACTCGATCCGCATATCATGCCGACATTGGCAAAAGTGATTATGCTCAAGCTTTCTGCTATGGATCCGGCCAATAAAAACGTCTATCATGCCAATTACGACGCGTTTGTAAAACATTGGTCGGACAAACTGGCGCAATGGGATGCCGCCATGGCTCCGTGCCGCAATACGCAAGTCGTTCAGTATCACGAACTTTTCAACTATTTTTTTAACCGTTACGGTATCCGTACTGCAGCAACCATCGAACCGTTACCGGGCATTTCGCCGAGTTCCAAACACACCATGGAAGTGATCACTCAAATTCGCAGTGAAAAGATCCCGTTGATCACTCAGGATGATTATCATGAGCCGAAAACTGCGCAGTTTATTGCCGAAAAATCGGGTGCAAGGGCAGTCATTTTGGCTCATGATGTCGGGAATGGCTCTTTGGATAAATGGTTTGATACCTTGGTGACACAAACGTGTCTGCGTTAG